In Morococcus cerebrosus, a single genomic region encodes these proteins:
- a CDS encoding porin, translating into MKKAIIALTIAALPFAASAEVVLYGQVKSTITSGQVKIKGNEGTEKSATATRINDNTSRIGFKGSEKLSDDLKAIWQVEQRTSILGESNSQSFGNRDSFIGLEGSFGKVRVGNMNNMLNEMDTIDPWLYKTNAMGLGINTRTGVRTTSVRYDSPSFGGFKFNASYAPRDNRNPDDKYKHEKPSKEQYTAGLTYENSGFTTNLAYGHYKGAYTDKNGKIKAAQIAKIESYYDKNNLFVGVGAQYTKGHESANKYLGYFTDDFNTYKGTDITADAGKNEAVKVADAAVTVGYTFGNLTPRLTYAHGWAAKGVNSGEKLVDKFDQVVVGANYKFSKRTSMLAHAGYMKLGSKTRLTPTQTGSVEQKAVSLGMVHKF; encoded by the coding sequence ATGAAAAAAGCCATTATTGCCCTGACTATCGCGGCTTTGCCTTTTGCAGCATCCGCCGAAGTTGTCCTGTACGGACAAGTTAAAAGCACCATCACCTCCGGACAGGTGAAAATCAAAGGTAACGAAGGTACGGAAAAAAGCGCGACTGCAACCCGTATCAATGACAATACCTCGCGCATCGGCTTCAAAGGCAGCGAAAAACTCTCAGACGACCTCAAAGCCATCTGGCAGGTGGAACAGCGCACTTCCATTTTGGGCGAATCCAATAGCCAAAGTTTCGGCAACCGTGATTCCTTCATAGGCTTGGAAGGCTCATTCGGTAAGGTTCGCGTCGGCAATATGAACAATATGCTCAACGAGATGGATACCATCGACCCTTGGTTGTATAAAACCAACGCGATGGGTTTGGGCATCAACACACGCACCGGTGTGCGCACCACATCCGTACGCTACGACAGTCCTTCGTTCGGCGGGTTCAAATTCAATGCGTCCTACGCGCCACGCGACAACCGCAATCCGGACGACAAATATAAACATGAAAAACCCAGCAAAGAACAATATACCGCCGGTTTGACTTATGAAAACAGCGGTTTCACCACCAACCTTGCCTACGGCCATTACAAAGGCGCGTACACCGACAAGAACGGTAAAATCAAAGCCGCACAAATCGCTAAAATCGAAAGCTACTATGACAAAAACAACCTGTTCGTCGGCGTAGGCGCGCAATATACCAAAGGCCATGAAAGCGCAAATAAATATTTGGGTTACTTTACCGATGATTTCAATACGTACAAAGGCACTGACATTACTGCCGATGCCGGTAAAAATGAAGCCGTCAAAGTTGCCGATGCAGCCGTTACCGTGGGTTATACCTTCGGCAACCTGACCCCGCGCCTCACTTACGCCCACGGCTGGGCGGCAAAAGGCGTGAACAGCGGCGAGAAACTAGTCGATAAATTCGACCAAGTAGTAGTTGGTGCCAACTACAAATTCAGCAAACGTACTTCTATGCTTGCTCATGCCGGTTATATGAAACTGGGCAGCAAAACCCGCCTGACGCCGACTCAAACAGGGTCTGTTGAGCAAAAAGCCGTTTCTTTGGGTATGG